The sequence CGATTGTGGCAGGTATCGCGAAGGCGACATTACCTTCCAACCCCAAACTCCGCTGGGATGACTGGGTTGCCAACTACGATCTGATCCGTGATCTGATTGCTGAGACCTTCCCTGATGATTTTAGTGACTTCAACAACAGAATGATGCAGCCCGGTGGCTTCTATCGTGGCAATCCGGCCCGTGAAAGAAAATGGAAAACCGAAAGTGGCAAAGCACAATTTACCCCACCAACAACACTTACCTCACTGGGGCAGCATCCCAGCGGTGAGAATGGCTTTACCCTAATTACATTGCGCTCCAACGATCAGTTCAACACTACCATTTACGGCTTTTCTGACCGGCTACGTGGATTGGAGGGAAGTCGAGAAATCGTATTGATCAATCGCGAAGAAATGGCTCGACTTGGCTTGAAGGAAGGGCAAATAGTCAGCCTGTATACTCAGATAGAAGATGGCAATCTGCGTCAGGTCGATGGACTGAAAGTTACGGCCTATGATCTACCTGATGGCACAGTAGCCGGCTATTATCCTGAACTCAATCCTCTGGTTCCATTGTCCTATCACGAAAAAAATTCTCTGACGCCAGCCTACAAAGGTGTGCCTGTGGAAATCAGACAATGAGTTCCGTAGGTTGGGTTGAGCGATAGCGAAACCCAACTTTTTGAAGTTTTAAGCGGTGTTTTGTTGGGTTTCATGCTTCAACCCAAGCTACAGACTTTAAATTGTGGATTGATAGATATGCAAAACGCGTTGTGTTTATTATTCTTAGCTTTCTCTTTGTCGATGAGTAGATAAAAGCGAGTTGTGCTAAACAGGGACGTGTTGTATGGAAAAGTTTGAGCGGTTATTAAAATTAGCAGCATCGGCTGTGGCACTCGTTGTGCCATGTATCTTGTTATCTGGCTTTAGTTACCATATCGGTCATATTTATAAGTTTGGGTTAAGTCACGAACTTCTTAATAAAGACATGTCTGATGTCTTGGTAGAAAGCTGGTATATCGGCGTATTAGCGATTGGTTGGTTACTTTCTAAATGGCCATATTTTCTTGGCTTCTTTATATTGCTCGTTATTATTGGTTTAGCTACTTTTTTTATTGCAAGGCATGCAAAAGAAAATGGTAAAGATTGGTTCTTTCAAGAGCTAAGCAAAGAAAACCAAGGTAGAAAAATATTAGGTATTACTCAATGGCATTGGTGCAAATTAGGTGAAATGCATGTTGAGCTTTCATCTCGGTTTTATTATCCGCTGGTCATTCTTTGTTTTATTGGGTTATTGACTGTCTTTCCTTATCAAAGAGGCCAGTATGATGCCGAAAAACAAATGAAAATATTTGCAGAATCAGGCTGCCAGACTGAAGAAAAAGTTGGCCGTTGCACGTATTTGATCGATACCACCAAGAATAATCAAATGATTGCCAAGGGAATTCTTATCTCTGCTAATGATAAGAAAGTTGCTCTGTACAACAACAAGGTAGAAGTCTGGCAGTTAGTAGATAGCTATCTGATTCAAAAAGGTAAATAACGCATTCCGTAGGTTGGGTAGAGCGATAGCGAAACCCAACATTTTGATGATTTGATAGGTGTTTTGTAATTTGATGTTTGTTGGGTTTCATTCTTCAACCCAACCTACGAAGGATATGAATGTTTATTAGTAGGTTGGGTAGAGCGGTAGCGAAACCCAACATGTCTAGGACGGGATAAAAACTCAAGTTCTCTCACCAAAAGCTTTCATACCAATCTTCTCATCATATCCCCAGTGTTTATCAATCATGCCGTTACGAATAAATTTATGAATGCTGGAGTAAGGCCAATCGATAGCTTTATCGACATAACCATGTTTGACCGGATTGTAATGAATATAATCCACATGGTTCATATAATCTTTTTCATCGCGAATTAAGTGTTCCCAATATCGACGTTGCCAGATACCGCGTTCATTTTTCGAGTGACGAGTTTTGTTGATATGTTCATCCTTGGGCAAGCCTCTCGAAAATGTCGATTTTATTAATCGCCAACGCATCGAAAAGTCAGTATCAGTTTCAGGTAAGGTCCAGATGGTATGTAAATGCTCGGGCAAGATAACAATGGCATCGATGTTAAATGGATGAGCTTGTTTAATGTGTTGGAAAGATTGTTTTAACAGTTCGATATTATCTGTCAATAACGTTTTACGTCGTTCCAATAAATTGACCGTAAAGAAAAATGTGCCACCAGGCACAAAGGCTCGTCGATATTGCATTGTTCACCATCCATGTGAAACAAAAAGTAACCATTATTGTAGGTTGGGTAGGGTGATAACGAAACCCAACATTTTGATGATTTGAGAGATGTTTAGAGATTTAAGGTGTGTTTGTTGGGTTTCATTCTTCAACCCAACCTACGTGCTATATTACTTAATTACTTAAGTGAGTTTTGTAGCTTCTGATCGTAGATATATTTTTATCATTCAAAAAGCTCTTACATTCGCCAATGATCTCTTTGGCTTGTGCTATGCGCTTATCTAGTCGATTAGCCCAATTATGCCAGAACTGAAGATCTTTATAGCTTAATGTATCTGCATTAATAGATTTGAACTTATCTACTTCTTCACTTAGATGAACCTGTAGTAGTGTTTTTAGCTTTTTGT is a genomic window of Methylophaga thalassica containing:
- a CDS encoding REP-associated tyrosine transposase, which produces MQYRRAFVPGGTFFFTVNLLERRKTLLTDNIELLKQSFQHIKQAHPFNIDAIVILPEHLHTIWTLPETDTDFSMRWRLIKSTFSRGLPKDEHINKTRHSKNERGIWQRRYWEHLIRDEKDYMNHVDYIHYNPVKHGYVDKAIDWPYSSIHKFIRNGMIDKHWGYDEKIGMKAFGERT